The Rhizobium sp. BG4 genomic sequence GATGCCGATAACAGGGCCGAACAGCTCGTCCATCGCCTTCTCGGCGGCTTTCCTGCCAGACATTCCCTGCTCGATATGGCGTGCCACGCCCTCGACGATGACGATCGCGTCGTCGACCGACGATGCCGATCGCCAGCACGATGGCGAAGAGGGTGGAGAGATTGACCGTGAAGCCGAGTGCAGCCATCGCCGCGAAGGCGCCGATGATGGTGACCGGAACCGTCGTCGCCGGAACCAGCATCGCCCGCCAGTCCTGCAGGAAGACGAGGATGACGATCAGCACGAGCACGCCGGCCTCGATCAGAGTCACATAGACTTCGTCGATTGAGGCGGTCCACGAATTTCGTGGTGTCGAACGGGACGTCATAGGCAAGGCCGGCGGAAAGCTCTTCGCGAGCTCGGCCATTTTGGGCGCGACGTCCTTGGCGACGGTGATCGCATTGGCTTCCGGCAGCTGAAAAACGCCGATGCCGGCGGGCCGGCCGGCCGTTCTGCATGAAGGACTGGCTGTAGGTCTGGGCACCGAGCTCGACCCGGCCGATGTCGCGCGGACGCGGGTGATCCGCCGCCATTCTGGTCGTCGACCTTGACGATGATGTTTTCGTAATCGGCGGCCTCGTTCAGCCGTCCGTTGACGTTCAATGTATATTGGAAATCCTGCCCGCGGGCACCGGGCGGAATGCCGATCTGGCCAGCCGTCACTTCCTGGCTCTGCTGCTGCACGACATTGATCACGTCTTGCGGCGTCATCCCCCGCGCTTTCAGGAGCTCGGGATTCATCCAAATGCGCATCGCATACTGGCCGGCGCCGAACACCGAGACATTGCCGACGCCGGGCAGGCGGGCGAGTTCGTTCTGCAGGTTGATGACGGCGTAGTTGGACAGGAACAGGCTGTCGTAACGGCTGTCAGGGGAGGTGAGGCTGACGAATTCGAGGATCGAGGTCGATTTCTTCTGCGTCGTGACGCCCTGCAGCTGAACGGCGTCGGGCAGCGATGACATGGCGATCGCCACGCGGTTCTGCACCAGAACCCTGCGCCTGATCCGGATCGGTGCCGATGGCGAAGGTCACCGTCAGCGAGTAAGTGCCGTCGCTGGCGCTGGTCGACTGCATGTAGAGCATGTTCTGGACGCCGTTGACCTGCTGCTCGATCGGCAGCGCCACCGTATCGACCAACGTCTTGGCGCTGGCACCCGGATAGCGGGTCGTCACCTGCACGGTTGGCGGCACGACATTCGGATACTGCGCGACCGGTAGCTGGAAGAGCGCCACGGCGCCGATCAGCACGAAGACCAGCGCCAGGACATTGGCGAGGACGGGCCGCTCGATGAAGAAGCGAGAGATCATGCGCGCCTCCCGGGAATATCAGCCGAAGGAGGGCGGGGGCTCATTGGGGCCGGCCTGGGGCGCGGCGGCCCCGGAGGCGTCAGCCGTTGCCGGTATCTCCATCGTCGCCTTCTCGGGCGCCACCTTGTTGCCGGAACGGCCTGCTGGAAACCCTCAGTGACGACCCAATCCTCGGCGCTGAGTCCGGATTCGATGACGCGCAGGCGTCCCTCGCTCTGGCCTGTCTTCACTAGCCGCTGCTCGACGGTATCGTCCTTGCCGACGACGAGCACGTAATTGCCCTGCTGGTTGATGCCGATCGCGTCGTCACGCACCAGAAGCGCCTTGTCCTCATGCCCGACGGTACGCGCACGCGCACGAACAGCCCGGGCAGCAGCGCCCGATCCTTGTTCTCCACGACGCCGCGAACCGCCAGTGTCCCGGTCGAGGCGTCAACCTGTGGGGCGGCATAATCGAGGTGGCCCTTGAAGGGATAATCGGTCTCGCCCTGCAGGCCCATTTCGATCGGGATGTTGGAAGATCGGTCTGCTTGAAGGTATGGCCTGCGCCGCAAGCTCGCGCTTGATCATCAGCACCTGGCTCTCGCTGACATTGAAATGGCATAGAGCGGATCGAGCTGGACGATGGTCGCGAGCGTCGTCGGCCCCGGAGACGCCGACCAGCGTGCCGATCTCGACAAGATGCGCGGTGACCGTGCCGTCGAACGGAGCGGTGACGGTCGTGTAGCCGAGATTGATCTTTGCCAGTTCGAGCTCGCCTGGGCGTTCAGGATGGTGGCATTCGCCTGGTCGAGCGTTGCCTTGGCGTTGTCGAGCGCCGTCTGCGTGCCGACTTTCTGGGCGCTCAGATTGACCTGGCGCGTATATTCCTGATTGGCTCCGACCTGTGCGGCCTGGGCCGAGGTCAGCGTCGCCTGCGCCTGATCGAGCTGCGCCTGATAGGTGTTGCTCTGGATGCCGAAGAGCTTGTCGCCGGCTTTGACAGCGTCCGTCGCGATAGTCGATCGTTCGACGAAGCCCTGGACACGCGCCTCGATATCGACCGATTTGAAGGCGGCGGTATTGCCGGTCAGCTCGAAATATTTGGTGACGTTCTGCTGCAGCGGCTGCGCCATGCGCACCTTGGCGGCGGTGGCTCGACATAGGTGTTGCCGTTGCCGTCACAGGCGGTAAGCCCGGCCGCACACAGGAGCGCGGCAAGCAGATGAAAACCCTGAGACCCTCCCTCACGCACCCTGTCACCTCATAATCTACGAGCTGCAGTCCCTATGCGCGTCCCGGCAACCTAAGGGTTGCAAGGTTCAAAGCTATCACAATATGAAGCCGTATTTTTCAGAATTGCAATAGCCCGCTATCGATCCTGCTAACATGGCGGGCTAAGGCGAATGGGCTAGGCGGCGCGGAGCCTCCGATAGGTGAATGCGCCGCCGATCAGCAGGGCTGCCACTGCCACGATGGCAACGAGAACGTGCCGGTGCAGCGGCAGGTGGCCGAAGATCTGCTCGATGCCCTGTCCGAAGAGATAACCGATGGCGGTGAACAGCGTCCCCCAGATGACGGCGGCGACCGCGTTGACGGCCATGAAGGTCGCGGTCGGGACATTCGACATGCCGATCGCAACCGGGCTGATCGTGCGCAGGCCATAGACGAAGCGGAAGGCGAAGATGAAGCCGGCGGGATAGCGCTCGAGAAGCCTGTTGGCGCGCTGGAAGGCCGGTTGATCGACGAGCTTGCGGATGCGCGACCAGCGCCGCGCGTGGCGGCCGTGAAGAAGAACAGCTGGTCGGCGATGAAGGACCCGGCGGCGCGGCTGCTGCCGCTTCCAATAGGTCATCAGGTGGCGATGGGCGAAGACGCCGGAGAATGACCGTGGTTTCCCCCTCGATGCCGGCACGAGAAAGACGGCCAGCAGGCCGTATTTCGTAATCAGAAGCTCAAGGGTCATGGTCGCTGGCTCCGGTCACGGCTGGAAGATCAGCAGAACATAGGCAAGGAAAAGCACCAGATGAACGGCGCCCTGCATCATATGCGTGCGGCCGCTGGCGAAGGTGATCATGCTGACGGCCAATGTCAAAGTCAGCATCACCAGATCGGTGCCTTCCAGGCCAAGCCTGATCGGATGGCTGGAAATATGGGCAACCAGCAGCATGGCCGGTACCGTCAGGCCGATGGTCGAGAGCACCGAGCCCAGGAATATGTTGACCGAGCGCTGCAGGTTGTTGGCGATCGAGGCGCGGACGGCTCAGCGCCTCGGGCGTTGCGACAAGCACGGCCATGATGATGCCGCCGATGGCTGCGGGCGCATGCACCGTCTCGATGATGTAGTCGATCGGCCGGGCCAGCTGTTCGACCAGGAAAACGACGGGCACCATATAGGCGAAGAGCAGCAGGGCATGGAGCAAGATCGCGCCCTTCCGGAGAGGCGCGCGATGCTTCGGCTGCCCCGCTTCGCCCTCTTCGCTGAAATAGCGGTGGTGGCGGCCTGCCTGCAGCATCAGGAAGATGCTGTAGAGGCCGACCGAAATGACCACCAGGATCATTTGCCGCGGTGTCGAGGCCTGGCTGCCGTCGGCATGGATAAAGCTCGGCAGGATGAGGCTGAGTGCTGCCAGCGGCACGATGAGGCCGAGATAGGCATTGGCGCCCTGCATGTTGTGCTGCTGCTCCGGCCGCCGCCAGCCGCCGACCAGCAGAGATAGCCCGACCATGCCGTTCAGGATGATCATGACGACGGCAAAGAGCGTATCGCGGGCAAGCGTCGGGTTGTTGGCGCCGTGGATCATCACCGCGGAAATCGCCATGACCTCGATCGAGGTGATCGCCAGCGTCAGGATCAAGGTGCCGTAGGGTTCGCCAAGTTGTTCGGCGAGATGATCGGCATGGCGGACGACCGAAAGCGCCGAGCCGAGCACGGCGGCGAAGATCCAGAGAAAGATGACGGCAAACAGGCCGGGTTTGTCAAATGGTCGAACAGCGCGTCTTCGAAGAGCAGGATGATGGCGCTGGTGACGAGCCCGATGCCCAGAAACCATTCCTCGCGCACGAGCCGCGCGATGCCGAAAGAGGGGACGGCCAGACTGTTGGTCATGACGACGGCAGCCCTGTTGGAAGATCCCGCCGCCGAATATGCATCAACGCCATCGCATCCCCCAACTCCTCGGCGGCTCCTCCCGCCGGCAGGAGCGTACACGTCTTTGCGATCTTCGGCGAGGGTGCGTGCCGAAGAGGGACAGTCCGGCATCCAGACCGAAGTGGCGGTCATGTTCTTGTGACCAGCGCCAGCGCTCGGGAACCGCAGGCCATCGTTCGCGTTTCTCCGCAGCCGACAGGAGATCCATCAATGAACATGGCCGCCAATATCAGCGAATTTAAGAGTGTAACAGGTGTCCCGGTGCTGCTCGCCGAGGCCCGCCGCAGCAAGGGCTATTCCCTAGACGACATGGCCGAAACATCCGGTCTGACCGTCAGCGAGATCGTGGCGCTGGAAAGCGGCAAGGATCAGGACCGGCAGCATATTCGCCGCATGGGCTCAGCACTCGGACTGCCGCTGGCCGCTCTCGGCATTTGAATGTTCCATATACAACTAGCCGGTCGGCAGGATGCCGCTGCGGCTTTCCAGGCGGTAGCGATGACCGGGATAGACGATGCGGGCGGTCGATACGACTCGCCGGCCCGACCATGTGCGGCGCCGGATCGTCAGGCACGGTTCGGTCTTCAGGATCATCAGCAGCTTGCATTCCCAGGGAAGCGGAACTGTCGCTTCGACGACATGTTCGGACCCGCTCAAGGGCGCGATCGCCGATAGATAGGCGTTCGGCGTGATCACCGAAAAATCTTGGTCTAGATAGTCGGGAGCGACCTCGGGATGAACGTAGCGATCCTCGATCTGGACCGGCACGCCATCCTCGCTGTGGACGATCAGTGAGTGGAAAACCGCCGAGCCGATCTCCAGCCCGAGCGCATCGGCGACATCAGGCGAAGCGGAGGCCTTGGCCAGGGAAACCACTGTCGCCTCGTGCAAATGGCCGCGTTCGGCGATCTCTTCGGCGATGTTGCGGACTTCGAAAAGCGCCGATACGCCTTTGCGTTCGGCAACGAACGAGCCGACGCCCTGGATGCGGATCAGCTCGCCCTCATTGGCAAGCTCGCGCAGCGCCCGGTTGGCCGTCATCTTGCTTACGCCGAGTTCCAGTACCAGCTCGTTTTCCGAGGGCACGCGATATTTCGGTGGCCACTCTCCGCTATGGATTCTGTCCAGAATGATCTGTTTGACGCCTGCGTAGAGCGGCGTAGCGTCATTGGCTGCCAGCTCTTTTTTCATCTCGCCGCTGCGTTTCATTGCCTAATCCCCGGGCACGATGATCAATCGCCAAAAATCTAAACTTAATTCTTGCATAACACAAATTTTTTCATATGGTACCATATACAACTTCCGCTGCTGACGCTGACGGAGGCAAGCCGGCGAAGATCGGTGGGTGACGACAAGTCAAGGCGAGCTTCAGAGGAGTAACACAATGAAATTCCATCATACCATTCTTGCGGGTGCGGCCATCGCGGCAGCGCTCTCCGCTCCGGTCATGGCAAAGGACTGGAAGACGGCGACCATTACGCTTGAGGGCGCTTACGCCCCTGGAACATGACCAATGCAGACGGCACGCTCGGCGGCTTCGAGCCGGAGCTTGCCAAGGTGCTCTGCGAACGCGCCAAGATCGAGTGCAAGCTGGTCGCTTCCGACTGGGACGGCATGATCCCGGCGCTGAACGCCGGCAAGTTCGACGTGATCATGGATGCGCTGTCGATCACCGACGAGCGCAAGAAGATCATTGATTTCACCGTTCCCTATGCTGCGACGCCCGCAGCCTTCGCAACGGCCAAGGACAGCCCCCTTGCCAATGCGGCCGGAACCGGCGCCGTGATCAAGATGACGCCCGGCCAGACCGGCGTGAAGGAAATCGAAGCCCTCAAGGAAGCCTTCAAGGGCAAGACGATCGGCATCCAGGCGGCAACCGTCTATGCCAAGTTCGTCTATGACAATTTCGGTTCGATCGCCGAAGTCCGTGAATACAAGACCGGCGCCGACCGCGATCTCGACCTGCAGAACGGCCGTATCGACCTCGGTTTCGACGACGCCGTCTACTTCAATAACGCCTTTGCATCGGCAAACGATACGCTGGCCTTCACCGGCCCAGAGATCGCCGGCTCCATCTGGGGCGAAGGCGAAGGACTTGGCGTGCGCAAGGAAGATACCGACCTGCGCGACAAGCTCAGCGAAGCCATCAAGTCGGCGCTTGCCGACGGCACCGTCAAGAACCTCTCGATGAAGTGGTTCAAGGTCGACGTCAGCCCGCAATGATCGCTGGCGGCTGACGCCGCCGCTACGCGGCCTCCGGCGCAAGCCGGAGGTCATCATTGCTATCTTGCTGCCGTAACGGACGGGGATCGGACCTATGGCAACCCTGGGACTCCTGGGCTTTGGTGAAAATGGATGGGGCGCGCTGCTCCTCGTCGCGACGCTGATGACACTGGCCGTCACCGCGACGGCGCTGTTGATCGGGGCCGTGCTCGGCACGATCATCGCCTCGGCGAAATTGTCCGGCAATTTCCTGCTGGTCACCATCGGCAATATCTATACGACCGTCTTTCGCGGTGTCCCCGAGCTCCTGATCATCTACCTGATCTATTTCGGCGGCTCGTCGGCGGTTACCGCGATCGGCCGATCGCTGGGCTATGAAGGCTTTCTCGGCCTGCCGTCCTTCGCGGCCGGCGCGCTTGCCGTCGGAATCATTTCCGGCGCCTATCAGGCCGAAGTCTATCGCGGCGCATATCTCGCGATCTCCAAGGGAGAGCTTGAGGCCGCCTCGGCAATCGGCATGCATCGCATGATGCGGCTTCGCCGGATCATCATGCCGCAGGTTCTGCGCTTTGCCATTCCTGGGCTTGGTAACGTTTGGCAGCTGAGTCTGAAGGACTCGGCGCTGATTTCGGTGACCGGTCTTGCGGAGCTGATGCGCACCAGCCAGGTCGCGGCAGGCTCCACCCGCCAGTATTTCCTGTTCTTCATCGCCGGCGGCCTGCTTTACCTGCTGCTGACCAGCCTGTCCGACCGCATCTTCAACGGCGCCGAGCGGCGCGCCAACCGCAGCCTGGCGCCGGCTGCCATGGGGCAGGCGTGATGGATATCGAGTTTCTCACATCCACGATGGTCACGCTGCTGAAGGCCGTTCCGACGACCCTCATGCTGTTTTCACTGTCGATCTTCTTCGGCGGTCTGCTGGCGCTCGTCATCGTCTCCATGCGCGTCAGCGGCAATCCGATCCTTTCCGGTTTTGCCAAGGGCTACATCTTCGTGTTCCGCGGCTCGCCGCTGCTGATCCAGATGTTCCTGGTGTTCTACGGGCTCGGTCAGTTCGGCTTCATCCGCTATTCCTTCCTCTGGCCGTTCCTGCGCGAGCCGGTCGTCTGCGCGGTGCTGTCGCTGGCGCTCTGCACTGCCGGATATTCGGCCGAGATCTTCCGCAGCGGCATCCGCGCCGTCTCGCCGAAGGAGATCGAGGCGGCCCGCGCCATCGGCATGTCCGGCTTCCTGATGGTTCGCCGCATCATTGCGCCGATCGCCTTCCGCCACGCGCTGCCGGCCTATTCGACCGAGATCGTGCTGATGATGAAATCGACGGCGCTGGCGAGCCTTGTCACGGTCTGGGAAGTGACGGGCGTCGCGCAACGCCTGATCTCGCAGACCTACCGGACGATGGAGGTCTTCCTCTGCGCCGCGCTGATCTATCTCATCCTGAATTTCCTCATCCTGCAGGCCATGGCCCTGCTCGAATATTCGCTCTCCAAACACCGCCGCGCCGTTCCGCCGGCACTCAAGGCTTAAGGAGCAAATCACCATGCCCGGTGTGACCCGTCTTTCCGTTCGCAACATTCGCAAGAGCTTCGGCACGCATGAGGTTCTGCGCGGTATCTCGCTAGAGGCGCAGGATGGCGACGTGATCTCGCTGCTCGGAGCTTCGGGATCCGGCAAGTCGACCTTCCTGCGCTGCATCAATCTTCTGGAGACCGCCAGCGATGGCGAGATCTGGGTGGATGGCGAGCAGATCCGCATGGTGCACAAGAATGGCCGCGCGCGTCCGGCGAGCCAGAAGCAGGTCGATCATATCCGCTCGGAACTCGGCATGGTGTTCCAGAGCTTCAATCTCTGGTCCCACATGACCATCCTGCAGAATGTCATCGAAGGTCCCGTTCACGTTCTCAAGCGCCCCAGGGCGGAGTGCATCGCCGAGGCCGAAGTGCTGCTGGAAAAGGTCGGCATCGCCGACAAGCGCCATGCCTACCCGGCGCATCTTTCGGGTGGCCAACAGCAGCGCGCTGCGATCGCCCGTGCGCTTGCCATGAAGCCGAAGGTCATGCTCTTCGACGAGCCGACCTCGGCGCTCGACCCGGAACTGGTCGGCGAAGTTCTCCGCGTCATGCGCGCGCTCGCCGAAGAGGGGATGACGATGCTCGTCGTCACCCATGAAATGAGCTTTGCCCGCAACGTTTCCAACCGTGTCGTCTTCATGCGTGAGGGGCTGGTGGAAAGCAGCGGTTCGCCGGACGATATGTTCGGCAGCGGCGCAACACCCGCCTTCCGCCAGTTCATCGGTCACTTCGGAACCGGGCAATGAGCATCGTCGTTGTAGACCGCCTTTCATGGCGGGACGTCGCCAGGGTCGGGGACGGGGAGACGCTGTCCGTCTCGAAGGAAGCCGCAGCGCGGATTGCCACTGCCAGCGCGATCGTCGAAAGCATCGTGGCGGCGGGAACCCGCGCCTATGGCATCAATACCGGCGTCGGCGCGCTTTCCGATACGGTTGTCGACCGGCAATCGCAGAGCCGTCTGTCCCGAAACATCATCCTGAGCCACGCCTGCGGTGTTGGCCCGCTGCTGGCGCCACGCGAAGTCCGCGCCATCATCGCCGCGCAGATCGCCAATTTCGCGCATGGGCATTCGGGTGTCCGTCCGGAGATCGTCGCTACGCTGGCCGCGTTGCTCGAGCATGATTGCATCCCCGAAGTGCCCTCGAAGGGATCGGCGGGCTATCTCACCCACAATGCCCATACCGCGCTGGTGCTGATCGGCGAGGGCTATGCGACGATCAAGGGTGATCGCAAGACTGGACGCGAGGCGCTTGCCGCGATCGGGCTGCAGCCCCTGGTACTACGCGCCAAGGAAGGGCTGAGCCTCGTCAACGGAACGGCCTGCGCGACTGGCCTGCTCTCTGTCGCTCTCGGCCGCGCGGAGCGTCTGCTTTCCTGGGCCGATGCGGCGGCTGCTCTGACGCTCGAGGCCGTTGGCTGCCAGATGGCGGCTTTCGATGAGGCAGTCCTGGCGCTCCGGCCATCCAAGGGCATCGCCAAGGTCGGCGCTGGGCTGCGGGCTCGCCTTGCCGGTAGCGGCTTGATCGCCAAGGCCGCCGGGAAGCGCACGCAGGATGCACTCAGCCTGCGCGCCGTGCCGCATGCCCATGGCGCTGCCTGGGATGTCTTCGAGCAGACCGGCGCGGTCGCCAATCAGGAGCTGGCTTCGGTCACCGATAATCCCGCCGTCTCGGGGACGCCGGAAAATCCTGTCGTTTCTTCCGAGGCGCATGCGGTCGCTCCGGCTCTCGCTCTCGCAGCGGACAGCCTCGCAATCGCGCTCGCCCAGCTTTCGGCAATGAGCGAGCGCCGGACGGATCGCCTCGTCAATCCGCTGGTCAGCGGCCTGCCGGCCTTTCTCGCCAGCGACGCCGGCAGCCATTCCGGCTTCATGATCGCGCAATACACCGCGGCGGCGCTCAGCAACGAGAACCGCCGTCTGGCCGCCCCCGCCGCAACGGATGGCGGCATCACCTCGGCCCTGCAGGAGGATTTTCTTGCGCATCCGACGGCAGCGGCAAACAAGCTGCTGGCCATCATCGACAATGCCGAGCATATCCTGGCGATCGAGCTGATGGCGGCAGCCCAGGCACATGATTTCCTGACGGCGAACGGAACGCGCGCCAAGGGAACCGAGGCGATCCATTCGGCTATCCGCTCGGTGATTGCCCATTACGAAGATGACCGCCCGCTCGGCGCGGATATCGAGACGCTGAAATCCCTGATCACCGCGCAGATGCCGGCGCAATAATGCGAGAGACGAGAGCGATGCCCGCAGAATTCGATGTTGCCATCATTGGCCTCGGCGCAATGGGCAGTGCTGCCGCGGCCTTCGCCGCCTCGCGCGGCGCCAAGGTGATCGGCATCGAGGCACATTATCCGGCGCATGCGCTAAGCTCTTCCCATGGCGACAGCCGCCTGATCCGGCTCGGCTATTTCGAGGACCCGTCCTATGTGCCGTTGCTGAAGCGCGCCTATGAGAACTGGCGGATGCTCGAGGCGCGGCTCAGGGAAGAGATCCTGACGGTGACGGGTGTTCTCCAGATCGGCCGTCCCGACAGCAAGATCGTCAGCGGAACGCTCGCCTCCTGCAAGATGCACGGCCTGACGCATGAGCTGCTCGACAAGCACGAAATGGCGCGGCGCTATCCGGCCTTCGCGCTCGATTATGACGAGATCGGCCTGCTCGATCCGCAGGGTGGCTATATCCGCCCGGAGGCGGCGATCATGGGCTTTCTCAAGCTTGCGGTTGGTGATGGCGCCGAACTGCATTTCGGCGAACGGGTCGAGGCCATTTCGCCGGATGCGGACGGCGTCACCGTCATCTCGGCCAATGGCCGCTACCACGCTAGAAAGGTGATCATCGCGACGGGAGCGTGGATTGCCGAGCTCGTTCCGGAACTCGTCTCGAAGGCGCAGCCGATCCGTCAGGTCGTCGCCTGGTATCAGCCGGAAGACGGCTTCATCGCCCAGCCGGGCCGGATGACCTGCTTCCTGCGCGACGACGGCGAGAACGGCTCCTTCTTCGGCTTCCCGGCGATCGGCGCCGACGGTGTGAAGATCGGCCGCCACGCGCATTTCCGCGAGCCGATCGACCCCACGCTGCCCAATCCGCCCGTCAACGGCGCCGATACCGAGCTGCTCGACACCTTCGCCCGAAAGCGCCTTCCCAAGGCCGCCTCGCATCGTATCCGCGCCACGACCTGCCGTTACACGATGCTGCCGAGCGAGGACTTCCTCATCGATTTCGCCCCGGCAACCGCAACGTCGTGGTGTCCTCTGCCTGCTCCGGCCACGGCTTCAAATTCACCAGCGTCATCGGCGAAATCCTTTCGGACCTCGCCCTCGACGGCGGCACCAAACTTCCGACGTCGCTCTTCTCGTTCGAACGGCATTTTCCGAAGGGATGATGGTGCCGCGCTCCAGCCGGCACCATCATCAGCCTCAAGCGCTTGCCTTCTGCCGGTAGGCGGAAACGGTGAGCCAGATGGCCGAGACGAGGAAGTAGAAGGCGCCGAAGGCGGCGTAGGGGGCGATGTCGAGGATCGATGGCGGCATGGAGCCCAGCGACTTGCCGATCATGAATCCCCCGCGAGCGCCGATTGGGCGCCGCTGAGGATCATCGCCCACTGGGCGCCGTATGAACGCCAGCGGCGGACACCCGTATAGAGCTGCAGCAGGCCCGACAGGATCGCCCAGACGCCGAAGACGGCGAGGACCGCGTAGCTGTCCTTCATGACTGCGACGATGACGACGATGGTCATGATCGTGCTGGTCGCGACGTTCAGGCTCTGCGACCTGTTTGCCGCCAGGCCGCCATTGGCGCGGGCATCGATCAGATTGGCGAGCGCATCCCAGGCCGGATAGATGACGAGCAGCAAGGCGGCGATGGCCGGCTGGCCTGCCGCCAGGATCGCTGCACCCACCCAGACAACCGAGAAGGCCGCACGGGCGTAATAATAGGACCGCAGCCAGCTCGACTGTGCCGACGATTGAACTTGCATGATAAAATCCTTATGTTGATGCCTCCCTACTAATAGGTAGGCATATTATGGATGTCAACACATCGTTTCAGCAGGTGGGTGATGGCAGCGTTGACTGGCCATCCTACTAGCAGGTAGGTAATCGGGATGAACCAGATGACGACAGCAGACGCGATCCTCGATCACGCGCAGAAACTGATCGTGGCAGGCGGCTATAACGGCTTCAGCTACGGCGATATTTCAGATGCCATCGGCATCCGCAGGGCGAGCATCCACCACCATTTCCCGACCAAAGCCCATCTGGTCTCGGTGCTTGTCGAGCGCTATGTCGGCCGCGCCCGCGAGGGACTGCAATCGATCAAAACGCATGTCGACGATCCCGCAGCGCAGATCGGCGCCTATCTCGATTACTGGCAGCAATGCGTGACGGATGGTGCTCAGCCCTTCTGCGTCTGCGCCATGCTGGCGAGCGAGATGCAGATGCTGCCCGACGAAGTCGCGGCGCAGGTCCGCCGGCATTTCGCAAACCTCTCGGAATGGCTGGCGTCGGTGCTGCAGTCCGGTGTCGAGAAGGGCGTGTTCCGCCTCAAGGGGTCGCCGGAAGAAGAGGCGCAAATTCTGATGGCGGCGGTTCACGGCGCCTTGCTGTCGGCGCGCGCCTTTGCTGATCCGGATATCTTCCGCGCCATCATGCGCCCGCAGATGGAGCGGCTCGAGCCGCAATAGTACCCGGTTTGATGCCGGCCGGAGAGGCTGTGGCGTCTGCCACGTTTCCCTCCGGCCGAGTATGTCTTGAGCTCGTCAGGACGAGATCTTGTCGCCGGTCTTGGTCTCGAAGTCGGAGGCGTCGTGGCGCTCGCGAAGCTGCTCGGAAGGCTCTCCGAAGACGCGGTTGACCATGCGACCGCGCTTCACGGCGGGGCGGGCAGCGATTTCGGCCGTCCAGCGCTGCACGTTCTTGTAGCTCTCGACTTCGAGGAAGGTGCCGGCTTCGCCATAGGCCTTGCCCTGGGCAAGGTTGCCGTACCACGGCCAGATGGCGATATCGGCGATTGAGTATTCGTCGCCCGACATGTAGCGGTGGGTGCCGAGATGCCGATCGAGGACGTCGAGCTGGCGCTTGACCTCCATCGAGAAGCGGTCGATCGCATACTGGATGTGGATCGGAGCATAGGCATAGAAATGGCCGAAGCCGCCGC encodes the following:
- the hutH gene encoding histidine ammonia-lyase, with the protein product MSIVVVDRLSWRDVARVGDGETLSVSKEAAARIATASAIVESIVAAGTRAYGINTGVGALSDTVVDRQSQSRLSRNIILSHACGVGPLLAPREVRAIIAAQIANFAHGHSGVRPEIVATLAALLEHDCIPEVPSKGSAGYLTHNAHTALVLIGEGYATIKGDRKTGREALAAIGLQPLVLRAKEGLSLVNGTACATGLLSVALGRAERLLSWADAAAALTLEAVGCQMAAFDEAVLALRPSKGIAKVGAGLRARLAGSGLIAKAAGKRTQDALSLRAVPHAHGAAWDVFEQTGAVANQELASVTDNPAVSGTPENPVVSSEAHAVAPALALAADSLAIALAQLSAMSERRTDRLVNPLVSGLPAFLASDAGSHSGFMIAQYTAAALSNENRRLAAPAATDGGITSALQEDFLAHPTAAANKLLAIIDNAEHILAIELMAAAQAHDFLTANGTRAKGTEAIHSAIRSVIAHYEDDRPLGADIETLKSLITAQMPAQ
- a CDS encoding TetR/AcrR family transcriptional regulator produces the protein MNQMTTADAILDHAQKLIVAGGYNGFSYGDISDAIGIRRASIHHHFPTKAHLVSVLVERYVGRAREGLQSIKTHVDDPAAQIGAYLDYWQQCVTDGAQPFCVCAMLASEMQMLPDEVAAQVRRHFANLSEWLASVLQSGVEKGVFRLKGSPEEEAQILMAAVHGALLSARAFADPDIFRAIMRPQMERLEPQ